One Pasteurella dagmatis DNA segment encodes these proteins:
- a CDS encoding cytochrome C assembly family protein produces MWLVIFSVFFYLSSLLLITPMLLKTQSGEQVQKPNQALFFSTSFLAIILHCFSLTDLFTQLISGQNFTVTAIGSLISLIIAFLSTSAMLLRIKTLWFLLPIIYSFAIMNVILATLLPSHFLYHLSKNIALFIHVGLSLFTYSVCFIAALYSIQIFWIDRSLKNKKLPFSPIIPPLMLVERHFFRLMLTGELLLTIVLISGSFHLAKDFAPQDIQKAVFSFLAWCVFGIALIGHWKLYWRGKRIVIYAILGTTLLTIAYFGSRLMLEI; encoded by the coding sequence ATGTGGCTTGTTATTTTTTCAGTATTTTTTTATCTTTCTAGCTTATTATTAATTACGCCGATGTTATTAAAAACACAATCTGGTGAGCAAGTTCAAAAGCCAAATCAAGCCCTCTTTTTTTCTACCTCATTTTTAGCCATTATTTTGCATTGTTTCAGTTTAACTGATTTATTTACTCAATTAATTTCAGGTCAAAACTTTACTGTTACTGCCATTGGCTCATTAATTAGCCTGATTATTGCTTTCCTTTCCACCTCTGCTATGTTGCTACGCATAAAAACCCTATGGTTTTTATTACCTATTATTTATAGTTTTGCTATTATGAATGTGATTTTAGCAACCTTACTCCCTAGCCATTTTCTTTATCACCTTAGCAAAAATATTGCACTATTTATCCATGTTGGCCTATCGTTGTTTACTTATTCAGTTTGTTTTATTGCTGCACTTTACTCGATCCAAATATTTTGGATTGATCGTAGCTTAAAAAATAAAAAACTGCCATTTTCTCCAATTATCCCACCCTTAATGTTGGTAGAACGCCATTTTTTCCGCTTAATGCTCACAGGTGAGTTACTGCTCACTATTGTGCTAATCTCAGGTTCTTTCCATCTAGCTAAAGATTTCGCGCCACAAGATATCCAAAAAGCTGTATTTTCTTTTTTAGCTTGGTGTGTATTTGGTATCGCCTTAATTGGGCATTGGAAATTATATTGGCGTGGCAAAAGAATTGTCATTTATGCCATTTTAGGTACGACTTTACTCACGATTGCTTATTTTGGTAGTCGTCTAATGCTTGAAATATAG
- the plsB gene encoding glycerol-3-phosphate 1-O-acyltransferase PlsB, protein MFSFLNIYRKILELPLSFLVKNNPIPHNPIEELKLDTTQPMVYVLPYTSQTDLVIFQKNCLNVGLPDPLEKNKIGDKTLPRFVFLDEGRQFFKSKGAKQETIQVFNNYLELHRTLLELDVQVIPVSVLWGRSPGHEKQTGLPQLRLLSGIQKFIAAVWFGRDTFVRFSQAVSLRYMVNEHGSDQAIAHKLARVAKIHFSKQRISATGPRLPNREAMFNKLLVSSAILDAIKDEAKAKNISEEKATQEAKKILEEIAANVNYEGLRIADRFLRWLWNKLYQGIEVQHADRVRKLALDGHEIVYVPCHRSHIDYLLLSYLLYHQGLVPPHIAAGINLNFWPVGGMFRRGGAFFIRRTFKGNRLYSTIFREYLAELFHRGYPVEYFIEGGRSRTGRLLAPKTGMMSMTMQALLQQQTRPISIVPVYVGYEHVIEVDTYAKELRGAEKEKENAGLVLRVIKKLRNLGKAYVNFGEPITLSNFLNQHYPEWKNDVNQEERPQWFNQAVDGVSNQVMININKAAAVNAMNLTGTALLSSRQRALSREQLLEQLASYQKFLQNSPYSQDIVVPTESAEEMLEHILKLERVGIIVEKDNFGEIVRLERNSAVLMTYYRNNIQHLFVLPSLVASIVLHYEAIQKPLVSEAVSKIYPFLKSELFLSFTQEELQDRIEQIIEEFQRQEIIKCNANMLSINKPRVRMLQLWSSGVREILQRYYITVSILLKDPAMPRANLEKDSQSVAQRLSVLHGINAPEFFDKAVFSAFIASLKQEGYFNEEGIADTNKLGEVAEILNQVISTEVCLTIKGAIAKIEEE, encoded by the coding sequence ATGTTTAGTTTTCTAAATATTTATCGCAAAATACTGGAATTGCCCTTATCTTTTTTAGTAAAAAACAACCCTATTCCACACAATCCTATCGAAGAGTTAAAATTAGACACAACTCAACCGATGGTTTACGTTTTACCTTATACCTCACAGACTGACCTTGTGATTTTCCAAAAAAACTGTTTAAACGTAGGATTACCTGATCCATTAGAAAAAAATAAAATTGGCGATAAGACGTTGCCTCGCTTTGTTTTCTTAGATGAAGGACGACAATTTTTCAAATCAAAAGGTGCAAAACAAGAAACTATTCAAGTCTTCAATAATTATTTAGAATTGCACCGCACTTTACTTGAACTTGATGTACAAGTGATTCCAGTTTCTGTGCTTTGGGGGCGCTCACCAGGTCACGAAAAGCAAACTGGCTTACCACAATTACGTTTATTAAGTGGTATTCAAAAATTTATCGCTGCGGTTTGGTTTGGTCGTGATACTTTTGTACGCTTCTCACAAGCAGTGTCCTTACGCTATATGGTCAACGAGCACGGTTCAGATCAAGCGATTGCACATAAACTCGCTCGTGTAGCCAAAATTCACTTTTCAAAACAACGTATCTCAGCGACAGGTCCACGCCTACCAAACCGTGAAGCAATGTTTAATAAATTGCTTGTCTCATCAGCTATTTTAGATGCGATTAAAGATGAAGCGAAAGCAAAAAATATCAGCGAAGAGAAAGCTACTCAAGAAGCTAAAAAAATTCTTGAAGAAATTGCCGCAAACGTAAATTATGAGGGTTTACGTATTGCAGATCGTTTCTTACGTTGGTTATGGAACAAACTTTATCAAGGTATTGAAGTCCAACACGCAGATCGTGTACGTAAATTGGCTTTAGATGGTCACGAAATCGTATACGTGCCTTGTCACCGCAGCCATATCGACTATTTATTACTTTCCTATTTGCTTTACCATCAAGGTTTAGTTCCGCCACATATCGCAGCTGGTATTAATTTGAACTTCTGGCCTGTTGGTGGAATGTTTCGTCGTGGGGGGGCTTTCTTTATTCGACGGACTTTCAAAGGTAACCGCTTATATTCAACAATTTTCCGAGAATATCTCGCAGAGTTATTCCACCGTGGTTACCCAGTGGAATACTTCATTGAAGGCGGTCGTTCAAGGACTGGTCGTTTACTGGCACCTAAAACAGGTATGATGTCAATGACAATGCAAGCATTGCTACAACAACAAACTCGCCCAATTTCAATTGTGCCAGTTTATGTCGGTTACGAGCACGTGATTGAAGTCGATACTTATGCAAAAGAATTACGTGGTGCAGAAAAAGAGAAAGAAAATGCAGGCTTAGTATTACGTGTGATCAAAAAATTACGTAATTTAGGTAAAGCCTACGTGAATTTCGGCGAGCCAATCACCTTAAGTAACTTCTTAAACCAACATTATCCTGAATGGAAAAATGATGTAAACCAAGAAGAGCGTCCACAATGGTTTAACCAAGCAGTTGATGGTGTATCAAATCAAGTCATGATCAATATCAACAAAGCCGCGGCGGTAAATGCAATGAATTTAACAGGCACAGCCTTGCTCTCTTCACGTCAACGTGCACTTTCACGTGAACAATTATTAGAGCAATTAGCGAGCTACCAAAAATTCTTACAAAACTCACCTTATTCACAAGACATTGTAGTACCTACTGAGTCTGCAGAAGAAATGCTTGAACACATTTTAAAACTTGAGCGTGTCGGCATCATTGTTGAAAAAGATAACTTCGGTGAAATTGTTCGTTTAGAGCGTAATTCTGCCGTATTAATGACTTATTATCGCAACAATATTCAGCATTTATTTGTGCTGCCATCATTAGTTGCTAGCATTGTTTTACATTATGAAGCAATTCAAAAACCGTTAGTATCAGAAGCAGTAAGTAAAATTTATCCATTCTTGAAAAGTGAGTTATTCCTTTCCTTCACGCAAGAAGAATTGCAAGATCGTATTGAGCAAATTATTGAGGAATTCCAACGTCAAGAAATCATAAAATGCAATGCAAATATGCTATCAATTAACAAACCTCGCGTGAGAATGTTACAGCTTTGGTCTTCTGGTGTGCGTGAAATTTTACAACGCTACTACATCACTGTAAGTATTTTATTGAAAGACCCTGCAATGCCTCGTGCAAACTTAGAAAAAGACAGTCAATCTGTGGCACAACGCTTGTCTGTTTTACACGGCATCAATGCTCCTGAGTTCTTTGATAAAGCAGTATTCTCAGCATTCATTGCGAGCCTAAAACAAGAAGGCTACTTTAATGAAGAAGGCATCGCAGATACAAACAAACTTGGGGAAGTCGCAGAGATTTTAAATCAAGTGATCTCAACAGAGGTTTGCCTCACAATCAAAGGTGCGATTGCAAAAATTGAAGAAGAGTAA
- the ffh gene encoding signal recognition particle protein, producing MFENLSDRLSKTLRNISGRGRLTEDNIKETLREVRMALLEADVALPVVRDFINKVKERAIGVEVNKSLTPGQEFVKIVQAELEVAMGEANESLNLATQPPAVILMAGLQGAGKTTSVGKLAKFLKERHKKKVLVVSADVYRPAAIKQLETLAQAVGASFFPSDVSQNPVAIAQAALAEAKLKFYDVLIVDTAGRLHVDGEMMDEIKQIHAALNPIETLFTVDAMTGQDAANTAKAFNEALPLTGVVLTKVDGDARGGAALSIRQITGKPIKFLGVGEKTDALEPFHPERVASRILGMGDVLSLIEDLERSVDREKAEKMAQKFKKGDDFTLEDFREQLIQMKNMGGMMSMLDKLPGAKNLPDHVKNQVDDKMFNKMEAIINSMTLKERANPDIIKGSRRRRIAMGSGTQVQDVNKLLKQFDEMQRMMKKMRKGGMAKMMRGMQGMMGGLGGLGGMFRR from the coding sequence ATGTTTGAGAATTTATCAGATCGCTTGTCGAAAACCCTAAGAAATATTAGCGGTCGTGGTCGTTTAACGGAAGATAATATTAAAGAAACTTTGCGTGAAGTACGTATGGCGTTGCTTGAAGCTGACGTAGCGTTGCCTGTCGTACGTGATTTTATTAATAAAGTGAAAGAGCGTGCGATTGGTGTTGAAGTTAATAAAAGCCTAACTCCGGGTCAAGAGTTTGTTAAAATTGTTCAGGCTGAGCTTGAAGTAGCAATGGGTGAAGCGAACGAAAGTTTAAACCTTGCAACTCAACCTCCAGCGGTTATTTTAATGGCTGGCTTACAAGGTGCGGGTAAAACAACGAGCGTCGGTAAATTAGCGAAATTCTTAAAAGAACGTCACAAGAAGAAAGTGCTTGTTGTGTCTGCTGACGTTTATCGCCCAGCGGCTATCAAACAATTAGAAACTCTCGCACAAGCCGTTGGTGCTTCATTTTTCCCTTCTGATGTATCACAAAATCCAGTTGCTATCGCTCAAGCAGCTTTAGCTGAAGCAAAATTAAAATTCTATGATGTATTAATTGTTGATACCGCAGGTCGCCTACATGTTGATGGCGAAATGATGGATGAAATTAAACAAATTCACGCCGCACTTAACCCAATCGAAACGCTTTTCACTGTGGATGCAATGACCGGTCAAGACGCTGCGAATACCGCAAAAGCTTTTAATGAAGCTTTACCTTTAACTGGGGTAGTATTAACCAAAGTGGACGGAGATGCGCGTGGAGGTGCTGCGTTATCTATTCGTCAAATTACCGGTAAACCAATTAAATTCCTTGGTGTGGGTGAGAAAACAGATGCCTTAGAGCCATTCCACCCAGAGCGTGTTGCATCACGTATTCTTGGTATGGGCGACGTGTTGTCACTAATTGAAGATCTTGAACGTTCTGTTGACCGTGAAAAAGCGGAAAAAATGGCGCAGAAATTCAAAAAAGGTGATGATTTCACATTAGAAGATTTCCGTGAACAGCTCATTCAAATGAAAAATATGGGTGGGATGATGTCTATGTTAGACAAACTTCCAGGTGCAAAAAATTTGCCAGACCACGTTAAAAATCAAGTGGATGATAAAATGTTTAACAAAATGGAAGCAATCATCAACTCAATGACTCTCAAAGAGCGTGCAAACCCAGATATCATCAAAGGATCACGCCGTCGTCGTATCGCAATGGGTTCAGGTACTCAAGTGCAAGACGTGAATAAATTGCTTAAACAATTCGACGAAATGCAAAGAATGATGAAAAAAATGCGCAAAGGCGGAATGGCAAAAATGATGCGTGGTATGCAAGGCATGATGGGCGGGCTCGGCGGTTTAGGTGGAATGTTTAGACGCTAA
- the lexA gene encoding transcriptional repressor LexA: MKQFKALTARQQEVYDLLKRHLETTGMPPTRAEISKELGFRSPNAAEEHLKALARKGVIEIISGTSRGIRLLLEDDSVNDDSQGLPLVGRVAAGEPILAEQHIEGTYKVDANMFKPQADFLLKVYGQSMKDIGILDGDLLAVHSTKDVRNGQVVVARIEDEVTVKRLERKGSVIYLHAENEEFAPIVVDLNTQPNFEIEGIAVGIIRNNAWM; this comes from the coding sequence ATGAAGCAATTTAAAGCATTAACTGCACGTCAACAAGAAGTCTATGACTTGTTGAAGCGACATTTAGAAACAACCGGAATGCCACCGACTCGTGCTGAAATTTCTAAAGAGTTAGGTTTCCGCTCACCAAATGCTGCCGAAGAACATCTAAAAGCCCTTGCAAGAAAAGGTGTGATTGAAATTATTTCTGGTACTTCACGTGGCATTCGCTTGTTGTTAGAAGACGATAGCGTGAATGATGATAGTCAAGGCTTGCCACTTGTTGGGCGTGTTGCCGCAGGTGAGCCAATCTTAGCAGAGCAACATATTGAAGGTACTTATAAAGTTGATGCGAATATGTTTAAACCTCAAGCTGATTTCCTATTAAAAGTGTATGGTCAATCAATGAAAGATATCGGTATTTTAGATGGCGATCTACTGGCAGTACACAGCACTAAAGATGTGCGGAATGGACAGGTGGTTGTGGCTCGTATTGAAGATGAAGTGACTGTAAAACGTTTAGAACGTAAAGGTTCTGTGATTTACCTTCACGCAGAAAATGAAGAGTTTGCCCCGATCGTAGTTGATTTAAATACACAACCTAATTTTGAAATTGAAGGGATCGCAGTCGGA